GCGCTTTGCAGAAGAACACGACCTGGTGGTCATCTCCGACGAGATCTACGACCAACTGGTCTACGATACAGAGCATATCTGCTTCCCGGCGCTGGGAGGGGCCTGGCCGCGCACGGTGCTGTTGGGTGGGTTTTCCAAAGACTATGCCATGACCGGCTGGCGGTTGGGCTACGCTGCCGCCCCGGCTCCCATCCTCCAGGCCCTGCTGCGCATTCACCAGCACCTCATCATGGCCGCGCCCGCCATAGCCCAGTACGCGGCCTTAGAAGCCCTGCAAAACCCCCGGGCCGCCGATGCCGTGGCGGCCATGCGCGCCGAGTACGACCGCCGACGGCGGCTTATCGTGGACGGGCTGAACGCCATGGGGTTGACCACCCGCGAGCCGCAAGGGGCCTTTTACGCTTTCGCCGAGGTGCGCGGCACTGGCCTGGACGACGAGGCCTTTGCCTGGCGCCTGCTGGAGGAGGAAGAGGTGGCCGTGGTGCCCGGCTCGGCCTTCGGCCCGGGCGGGGAAGGCTTCATCCGCTGCTCCTACGCCACGGCCTACGAGAAAATCGAGGCGGCGTTAGAGCGGATGGCCCGCTTCGTGCAGCGGCTGCGGGTTCATTAAAAAAAGCGTCTTCCTTTTCCAAGACCTGGCAGCCTCTGCCGTCTGTCAGGTCTTGAAATTTTAAGGTACACTTAGGGGCACACGGTCCTTTGTTTCTTCCGTAGGTGCAAGAGTGATCTTATGCGCAACGTGGTCATCGGTTGCGGCACGATTGCGGTGCTTGTAGTCTGCTTAGGGGCTTTGGTCCTGGGCGGATTGCTGGTGCTGGGAAGCACGCTGGAAGCCACCCCTCAACCCTCACTCATCCCCGCCCTGCCCACCGCAACCACCGTGTCGACTCCCACCTCCGTCTCCCTGCCGCAGGCCACCGCCACCCCGACCGCCCAGGTCCTTCAAAGGCAGCAACTCTACCGCGCCGTGGTGGAAATCATCACCTGGGCAGACCTGGGCAACGGCCTGGAGCCGGTGTGGAGCGGTTCGGGCACCATCATCGGCCCCCGCGGATACATCCTGACCAACGCCCATGTGGTGCTGCCCACCAAGCCCGGCGAGCGGGTGGATCAACTTCAGGTGCTCATCACCGAGGCCGAGGATCGGCCTCCCACCCCCCGCTATCTGGCCGAAGTGGTGCAGGCCGATGAGCGTCTGGACCTGGCCGTCATCCGCATCACCGCCGACATCCACGGCAACCCGGTGGACCCGAAAACCCTGCATCTCCCGGTGGGGGACTCGGACACCCTGCATCTGGGCGACAGCCTGATCATCCTGGGTTACCCGGGCATCGGCGGCTCCACCATCACCCTGACCAAGGGGGAGGTCAGCGGTTTCACCGCCGAAGCGGGCTACGGCGAGCGCGCCTGGATCAAGACCAGCGCCACCATCGCCAGCGGGAACAGCGGCGGGTTGGCCGCCAACGCGCAAGGGGAACTGGTGGGCGTGCCCACCCAGTTGGGCGTCGGAGACAACGGCAACGAAATCGTGGACTGCCGTCAGTTGGCCGACACCAACAACGACGGCGTCATCGACGAGAACGACACTTGTATCCCGCTGGGCGGGTTCATCAACGCCCTGCGCCCCATCAACCTGGCCAGGCCCCTCATCCAGGCCGCGCTGGAAGGCAAGCCTTTGGTGCAAACGCCCGCGCCCAGCGCCTCCTTGCCCCAGGGCCGCATCATCTACGAGGACGACTTCTCCGACCCCACTACCGGTTGGCCCGTGGGGCAGGACGCCGACGGCGAGACCGCCTATCGGGACGGGGCGTACCTGATGCAGGTAAACACCGCCCAACTGCTCTTATGGGTCAAGGCCGGCTACCAACTGCGCAATGTCATTATCGGCGTCACCGCCCGGGTGGAGACTTCGG
The window above is part of the Anaerolineae bacterium genome. Proteins encoded here:
- a CDS encoding aminotransferase class I/II-fold pyridoxal phosphate-dependent enzyme; amino-acid sequence: MSVAFSPKIARRVHAIKPSGLRKFFDIIASRPEIISLGIGQPDFATPEVIRQAGIEAIATGDIGYTANPGLLELREAIAIHLARRYGVHYDPQQEIVLTVGVSEGLFLALAALLDPGDEVLLPTPCFVAYPAMITLAGGVPVEVPLRAEDDFQPNIEALAQHLSPRTKAILINYPHNPTGAAARREAMEALTRFAEEHDLVVISDEIYDQLVYDTEHICFPALGGAWPRTVLLGGFSKDYAMTGWRLGYAAAPAPILQALLRIHQHLIMAAPAIAQYAALEALQNPRAADAVAAMRAEYDRRRRLIVDGLNAMGLTTREPQGAFYAFAEVRGTGLDDEAFAWRLLEEEEVAVVPGSAFGPGGEGFIRCSYATAYEKIEAALERMARFVQRLRVH
- a CDS encoding trypsin-like peptidase domain-containing protein is translated as MRNVVIGCGTIAVLVVCLGALVLGGLLVLGSTLEATPQPSLIPALPTATTVSTPTSVSLPQATATPTAQVLQRQQLYRAVVEIITWADLGNGLEPVWSGSGTIIGPRGYILTNAHVVLPTKPGERVDQLQVLITEAEDRPPTPRYLAEVVQADERLDLAVIRITADIHGNPVDPKTLHLPVGDSDTLHLGDSLIILGYPGIGGSTITLTKGEVSGFTAEAGYGERAWIKTSATIASGNSGGLAANAQGELVGVPTQLGVGDNGNEIVDCRQLADTNNDGVIDENDTCIPLGGFINALRPINLARPLIQAALEGKPLVQTPAPSASLPQGRIIYEDDFSDPTTGWPVGQDADGETAYRDGAYLMQVNTAQLLLWVKAGYQLRNVIIGVTARVETSVGDGDFGLICRYQDADNFYRLEISEDGFASIWKRSHGEHVPLVQWKRLPPALRGLDAYTIEAACLGSSLKLVVNGKVVAEAHDQEFSTGDVGMIVGTWDTPGFGVLFDDFVLRQP